A region from the Lytechinus variegatus isolate NC3 chromosome 6, Lvar_3.0, whole genome shotgun sequence genome encodes:
- the LOC121417144 gene encoding U11/U12 small nuclear ribonucleoprotein 35 kDa protein-like, which translates to MDNWHPIARVYHPLTAGSIDGTDSRPHDRAVERAIKASYVPPSVDGDPHLTLFVARLNPETTEKTLEKTFSKYGDLKQVNLIRDAVTGFSKQYAFIEFEDESSARRARAKADQSVIEERIVFVDWECERTLDGWIPRRLGGGFGGKKESGQLRFGGRDRPFKKPIVVQPKDRDRETRDGDREERYREGDNRYRDRGIGRDRDRYRDREASDRIDRYRDRRERERDRRGEDRDRRDEDRERDRRADDRDREESSRVIGKDRGSDSEDGEIRDKERERGREKDERRDRIGDRYKDRDKYRERGRYGDDERESDRYRDRRKERDREREERKEGKRRFRERESDEGEGFERKEESQEPSSKWD; encoded by the exons ATGGATAATTGGCATCCCATAGCCCGTGTGTATCATCCACTAACAGCAGGTTCTATAGATGGGACTGACTCCAGACCGCATGATAGAGCTGTAGAGAGAGCTATAAAG GCCAGCTATGTACCGCCCTCTGTAGACGGTGACCCGCATTTGACCTTGTTTGTTGCTAGGCTCAACCCTGAAACAACAGAGAAAACCTTGGAAAAG actttttcaaagtACGGTGACCTAAAGCAAGTGAATCTAATCCGCGATGCTGTGACAGGCTTCTCAAAGCAGTATGCGTTCATCGAGTTTGAAGACGAAAGTTCGGCGAGACGTGCAAGGGCCAAGGCTGATCAGAGCGTGATTGAAGAACGCATTGTCTTTGTCGACTGGGAGTGTGAGCGCACCCTGGATGGATGGATACCCAGAAGGCTAG GTGGTGGATTCGGGGGCAAGAAGGAGTCCGGCCAGCTGAGGTTCGGGGGCAGGGACCGGCCGTTCAAGAAACCCATCGTAGTCCAGCCAAAAGATCGAGATAGAGAGACAAGAGATGGCGATAGAGAAGAAAGATACCGTGAAGGAGACAATAGGTACAGGGATAGGGGGATAGGCAGAGATAGGGACAGATATCGAGATAGAGAGGCCAGCGATAGGATAGACAGATATCGAGAtaggagggaaagagagagagatagaagagGCGAAGATAGAGATAGAAGGGATGAAGATcgagagagagatagaagggCTGACGATAGAGATAGGGAGGAAAGCAGTAGAGTGATAGGCAAAGACAGAGGTTCAGATAGTGAAGATGGAGAAATCAGggacaaagaaagagagaggggaagagagaaggATGAAAGGAGAGATAGAATAGGAGATAGATATAAAGATAGAGATAAGTATAGGGAGAGGGGCAGGTATGGAGATGATGAGAGGGAGAGCGATAGGTATAGGgatagaaggaaagagagggatagagaaagagaggagaggAAAGAGGGGAAGAGAAGATTTAGGGAAAGAGAGAGCGATGAAGGAGAGGGGTTTGAAAGGAAAGAGGAAAGTCAAGAACCAAGTTCAAAATGGGATTAA
- the LOC121417143 gene encoding uncharacterized protein LOC121417143: MMSQPTKDMEQASQGQAQPGPGGDTDQRTEIVLDPKAERDSKQEQDAEHEKEDPPSPGVLQEKHSNDEGIENDDHAGVSEGDKHHQVHVGALDVERGTSAAPEDEANNADQVPDRGEKNETNSNSLTEQDEHTVSETREIDSDKNDNIKALLGRDLHHLTRPERSILYREGARCQEEGHMEGALKCYLGAITGLAEGSSFEELPKCLHAIADVYFEKKEYEKAVYFIQAEKMYYETALIDIVCVPKDTDSKAENRQNIEDGDGEHQNQQHIQGSDEETSNEKNGDPDDDLSPDAKKGQEFENLARLCLREGKLQLALDYCGKATKMYQTEYGEDHPITVAALDLFTVIYADVGKKLYSDAMQKFEKEEEVLKSERSHDVSPDNNEPELRQRFTSADDKEVNGVDRTMDEGIHQGELEPTSLEDRDDWVMTVLLMLIFFLVTVFIVIVISSIYCYNNNRTGYCAQTRGDINYWYMYGRQVIHNIRKSFR, translated from the exons ATGATGTCACAGCCCACCAAGGATATGGAACAAGCATCACAAGGCCAAGCCCAACCTGGACCTGGTGGCGATACAGACCAAAGGACCGAAATAGTGCTGGATCCAAAGGCAGAACGTGACTCGAAACAAGAACAGGATGCAGAGCATGAGAAGGAAGACCCTCCATCTCCTGGAGTTTTGCAGGAGAAGCACTCTAATGATGAAGGCATAGAGAATGATGATCATGCAGGAGTAAGTGAGGGTGACAAGCATCaccaagtacatgtaggagCTCTTGATGTAGAGAGAGGGACATCTGCAGCTCCTGAAGATGAAGCCAACAATGCGGATCAAGTCCCTGACAGGggagagaaaaatgaaacaaattctaATTCTTTGACTGAACAGGATGAACACACTGTATCAGAAACCAGAGAGATTGATTCCGACAAGAATG ATAATATCAAAGCTTTACTGGGTCGTGACCTTCATCACTTGACACGACCTGAGAGGTCGATCCTCTACCGAGAGGGCGCTAGATGCCAAGAAGAAGGTCATATGGAGGGAGCCCTCAAGTGTTATCTTGGAGCCATCACGGGTCTGGCGGAGGGGTCTTCCTTCGAGGAGCTACCAAAGTGCCTTCACGCCATAGCTGATGTTTACTTTGAGAAGAAGGAAT ATGAAAAAGCTGTATATTTCATCCAGGCAGAGAAAATGTACTATGAAACAGCTCTGATTGATATTGTCTGTGTACCGAAAGATACAG ACTCTAAAGCTGAGAACAGACAAAATATTGAGGATGGCGATGGAGAACATCAAAATCAACAACACATTCAAGGGTCTGATGAGGAGACGAGCAATGAGAAGAATGGTGACCCTGATGATGACCTTTCACCTGACGCTAAGAAAGGTCAAGAATTTGAGAACTTGGCTAGACTCTGTCTCCGGGAGGGGAA GCTACAGCTCGCTCTTGATTACTGTGGGAAAGCAACTAAGATGTATCAGACCGAATACGGAGAAGATCATCCCATCACTGTTGCTGCACTGGATCTATTTACTGTCATATACGCCGATGTAGGCAAGAAGCTATATTCAG ATGCTATGCAGAAATTTGAGAAAGAAGAGGAGGTATTGAAGTCTGAGAGATCACATGATGTGTCACCTGACAATAATGAACCAGAACTAAGGCAGAG ATTTACGAGCGCTGATGACAAAGAAGTGAATGGTGTTGACAGGACAATGGATGAAGGGATTCATCAAGGAGAACTGGAACCGACTTCACTCGAGGATCGAG ATGACTGGGTCATGACGGTCCTTCTGATGTTGATCTTCTTCCTGGTAACCGTTTTCATCGTCATAGTGATATCGTCGATCTACTGCTATAACAACAACAGGACGGGTTACTGCGCGCAGACGAGAGGAGACATCAATTACTGGTACATGTATGGCAGACAGGTCATTCACAATATCAGGAAAAGTTTCAGATGA